In Triticum urartu cultivar G1812 chromosome 6, Tu2.1, whole genome shotgun sequence, the following proteins share a genomic window:
- the LOC125513056 gene encoding uncharacterized protein LOC125513056 isoform X1 — translation MGNSRPGGAPPTTSGNVARSNAEAATEAPRLRPHGGPGAPGPGSPGRSTPLPGGRERGSTGANVMTPSCDRQQNRAVEEAPLGASSAVKKSSVPNSLSRGSDINSGSRMDAEEQVMGEQASNGDAGSSSKKRKKRMDARSYIKRFKTGVRVGASDIVVASPDRMGKENTASGHVADSNTAILCEGSRLIEKSKGHSSHAAFKVSNSPISGLHETSDTRVDQCSTPLSEVQPHKPTDVQNIAVESSLPAKARDPRTGLARQSFPSPSSLQSVPIPIPHEEIKSTVGDGEPITVPKENSASGHLKVTQSDGTDGNSNICAACGRGTPGTFRSCGGKGCKSRYHMSCLDQYLSLGNWFCTSCTKKRLQFGLHYIVDGIESVWDVKEAEGMQTSKQYFVKYKNLAHVHNRWIPEGDIKVMPGGPDLLSLFNKRNHTEKTIWKEEWTKPHRLLRKRLLVPPKLADDFFCADDFFCSTGVNYTYCTLEWLVKWRGLGYDHATWELETSSCLCTPEADELKKNYENRREAAKQSSVPQKTKVKQSSFQKLERLPDGCHPDFDNDHLCSINHLREYWHKSHGAVLVDEKEYVMKTVLFTMSVLPDISQPFLIVTTPGSLSLWEVQFNKLAPFINVVVYDGGKDELKLIRDLEFYESGSRSMLQVLLSHPDAILEDIEPIAHIGWEAVIVDCYEKSALQYLEQLKEIPTDFRMLLVSSQIKDNLPEHVKLLAFLNSGEQENGDRVDTAETLMMLEGNFKSHIAYERQADSLKILEHWVPAYISQLQLQIYCSILLSNSSVLQSQMKSDKALYDIIMSLSKCCDDPYLVDESLRPPVNNHDHTDPIVTRVQACGKLLLLQKMLEAIRNKRLRVIILFQSGVAGGSSVGDTLETVVRHKFGPESYERVEFRGSFSKKAVALNKFNDKTKGRFVFLIETSACLPSIELSSVDAIIIYNSDRNPLNDQNALEKIKIEAQLRHPSIFRLYTPFTMEEKWLVLAKQGMLIDKDITHSISHSLISWGASCLFSRLDELKHDNCASKSSERDNFMNKVISEFLGKLATNIVGSTKIACTSISEANMSGKFYSRNITLIGEKEEMRALDGDPSNFWSNLLDGKSPGWSYISEPPQSSHMIVQNLEERAKDPAEEASQSRRKRRKVGEITGPSSKSSPDNNHDDMLPENCSTSSPALQPLDDTQQKLGVEKRMSTPKNLHIQLKKELSKLITALQLPDDVRAMAEQLFEYFLKNHLVVTEPVSILHAIIISLCWHAASVLKYKINCGESIALAGKSLNCECNEELASFIYGRLRFPEEKNPNRAIETSINGQPVSVEDTQISWEETSTNLRNNHMLQSKEMDHGNLTSTGPQEVSSSAEHMIPEVQEPIQDTHGECHVSNDELPNMIVEKRTELVDNNHDNFTNGAPQVISSGAEQMISEVQEPVQEIHRECHLPNDERPNMTVEKRTELVDSNHDNFTNGAPQVVSSGADHMISEEQEPVQETHRECHLSKDNLPNMIVEKRMELIDNVFSLREKNILCKQQLEISGLDTYTQNNVIRLKEVCILVLKHIRRSHIDEVTRSDKMQLTVQWFTMLMCAFLDHMRLQHNKLEAVQSDRWLVERHLKKNLQQVAKSGQLDQDFDRHIALPDSNFVMEEFIHFKEQSGEYHIVESSVPDNQQPLDDGLLMEIALVRNEVLSGAISTQAMENEPVATSVNSGEGPASEAVDFPGNCILSSDGMGVQRAGCSSSTIPANDDSVGQESSIGDCRNTGHVEAENIANPGMLLEGADSLVRGFNANTDDTVDTDQVHLESPVSPATLPVSTEFETQTCQSSMHVEQSPEAQQSTSMKDQPAEKRACIVGPEAAMQDQSAEAERAGTLGAISAQVLPSEMQSSSTSTRGVPFVSGLQSSSVHQSVVPSLEPHAGVELPGTVTPHAIQPPASMPAEQSTSLPAQQSLATLRHPPAEAEPAGILATEAACDLQPEVQLSTSMQDQPADSLVRGFNANNDDTVDTDQVHLASPVSPATLPVSTEFETQTCQSSMHVEQSVSVPAQQSLATCQSSIYQVCLLNKSCDLQPEVQQSTSMQDQPAEKRACIAGPEAAMQDQPAEAERAGTLGAISAQVLPLEMQSSSTSMRGVPFVSGLQSPSVHQSVVPSLDPHAGVELSGTVTPHAIQPPASMPVEQSTSLPAQQSLATLRHPPAEAEPAGILATEVACDLQPEARLSTSMQDQPAEGACILGATAARGSQPEVQPSTSLDSHGRGESTDTLGVVTAPDMQSEIQPSALMQDQPVAAEGACVLGTTVAQDLQPELQTATTVQHDPLERTRSEERRQAGFEPNTAASPEHDLQSEIQPSASMRDRPAGAEGAGMVGSTAAQDLQPERQLSTTVQHIPTGPEQPTQLPPVTPLVFNNPIISDEPLRNELEKIIHWSTLLDKGHDDKRSQLQAERNQEIEKINRKYDSLLQQEDSAHRLKRTQLNGIYQKVYVSKSLAENFRRQFTPSVASHGRLMNPVMEQLPESSSSAARIAASPSVIPSPSPGVAAHSSAEPSVRPPPVALPSSSRTVQSQSAMPGNLSGEISSSAMPGNLSGAISPPFVPAPSLHASHGPAGPQLRPVQPQSVPPSILYRTMPPAIPTPRPQGSYGPAGAAAQQLRAPSPHLQHLRMRPPYVIPTDHHQQQQLPTIIGVPAGGQFATESLRPTFPFPQPGAVLASMTPAGSAHQPVLPSASGSSPATPSYLLPPGRHLDPVWTPNPALTFAQVQQQASYLNMALGGSSSSTSAGPAAPGSQQHAGGAQLPVVLNHPGLEPSPPPNSNPYMPARFGVEPDSSSGGPSNAAGPSAEVVCLSDDEA, via the exons ATGGGGAACAGCCGGCCCGGAGGGGCGCCTCCGACAACCAGTGGGAACGTGGCGAGGAGCAACGCGGAGGCCGCGACGGAAGCTCCCCGCTTGCGGCCACACGGAGGGCCAGGCGCGCCGGGTCCGGGGAGCCCAGGTCGGAGCACACCCCTTCCTGGTGGTCGGGAGAGGGGTTCCACGGGGGCAAATGTGATGACACCGTCTTGTGACAGGCAGCAGAACAGAGCGGTGGAGGAAGCGCCGCTCGGAGCGTCGAGCGCGGTTAAGAAGAGCAGTGTGCCCAATTCTCTGTCAAGGGGTTCAGACATAAACTCTGGCTCTAGGATGGATGCAGAGGAGCAAGTGATGGGTGAGCAAGCAAGCAACGGGGACGCTGGCTCTTCCTCGAAGAAGCGGAAAAAAAGAATGGATGCAAGAAGCTACATCAAGAGATTCAAGACTGGCGTAAGAGTGGGTGCCTCAG ATATAGTTGTTGCTTCCCCTGACAGGATGGGCAAGGAGAATACTGCAAGTGGGCATGTGGCAGACAGCAACACTGCTATCCTGTGTGAAGGTAGCAGGTTGATTGAAAAAAGCAAGGGACATTCAAGCCATGCTGCCTTCAAAGTTTCTAACAGTCCTATTTCTGGTTTACATGAAACTTCAGACACAAGAGTTGACCAATGTTCTACACCATTGTCAGAG GTACAGCCACATAAACCTACCGACGTGCAAAATATAGCGGTTGAAAGCAGTCTTCCAGCAAAGGCTAGAGATCCACGCACTGGCCTTGCAAG GCAAAGCTTTCCATCACCATCATCATTGCAAAGTGTACCAATACCTATTCCTCATGAAGAG ATTAAGAGCACAGTTGGAGATGGTGAACCTATTACTGTTCCAAAAGAAAATTCAGCTTCAGGACATCTCAAGGTGACCCAATCTGATGGAACAGATGGTAACTCCAACATATGTGCTGCTTGTGGTCGTGGAACCCCAGGAACTTTTAG GTCTTGTGGTGGAAAAGGTTGCAAAAGTAGGTACCATATGTCTTGTCTGGATCAATATTTGTCCCTTGGGAATTGGTTCTGTACCAGCTGTACAAAAAAGAGGTTGCAGTTTGGCTTACATTATATTGTTGATGGGATAGAGTCTGTGTGGGATGTCAAGGAGGCTGAGG GAATGCAAACTAGCAAGCAGTATTTTGTCAAGTATAAAAATCTGGCACATGTCCATAACCGTTGGATTCCAGAAGGTGATATTAAGGTCATGCCTGGAGGTCCTGATCTTCTTTCCTTGTTTAACAAGAGGAATCATACTGAAAAG ACAATTTGGAAGGAGGAATGGACTAAGCCACATCGCCTGTTGAGGAAGAGGCTACTTGTGCCCCCCAAATTGGCTGATGATTTCTTCTGCGCTGATGATTTCTTTTGCTCAACTGGTGTCAATTATACATATTGTACTCTTGAATGGTTAGTGAAATGGAGGGGTCTTGGCTATGATCATGCAACATGGGAACTAGAGACTTCATCCTGTTTATGTACGCCGGAAGCTGACGAACTTAAAAAGAACTACGAGAACCGCCGTGAAGCTGCAAAACAATCATCTGTTCCCCAAAAAACAAAG GTTAAGCAAAGCTCATTCCAGAAACTTGAGAGATTGCCAGATGGGTGCCATCCTGATTTTGACAATGATCACTTGTGTTCAATCAATCACCTTCGAGAGTACTGGCACAAATCTCATGGTGCTGTTCTTGTCGATGAGAAG GAGTATGTAATGAAGACCGTGTTATTCACAATGTCTGTATTACCTGACATCAGCCAACCTTTTCTAATTGTCACAACCCCTGGTTCTCTGTCCTTATGGGAGGTTCAGTTCAATAAGTTGGCACCATTTATCAATGTTGTTGTGTATGACGGGGGGAAAGATGAGCTGAAATTAATTCGAGATTTGGAATTCTATGAGAGTGGAAGCCGCAGTATGTTACAGGTTCTCTTATCCCATCCTGATGCTATCCTAGAG GATATTGAACCTATAGCACACATTGGTTGGGAAGCAGTCATAGTTGATTGTTATGAAAAGTCAGCTCTACAGTATCTCGAACAACTGAAGGAAATTCCCACTGACTTCAGAATGTTGCTTGTGAGCTCCCAAATTAAG GATAATCTTCCCGAGCACGTGAAACTTCTAGCATTCCTTAATTCTGGAGAGCAAGAAAATGGCGATCGCGTTGATACTGCTGAGACCCTTATGATGCTGGAAGGAAACTTCAAAAGTCATATTGCATATGAGCGTCAAGCAGATTCTTTAAAAATATTGGAGCACTGGGTTCCTGCTTACATTTCACAACTGCAGCTGCAGATATATTGTTCCATACTGCTTTCAAACTCATCTGTCCTCCAGTCGCAGATGAAAAGTGATAAAGCTCTTTATGACATTATTATGTCTCTCTCAAAG TGCTGTGATGACCCTTACCTTGTTGATGAATCCCTGCGACCTCCTGTCAACAATCATGATCACACTGATCCTATAGTTACGAGAGTGCAAGCATGTGGCAAGCTACTGCTTCTTCAAAAAATGCTTGAAGCAATAAGGAACAAGAGGCTAAGAGTTATTATTCTTTTTCAA TCTGGTGTAGCAGGTGGAAGCTCAGTGGGTGATACATTGGAAACTGTTGTGCGTCACAAATTTGGCCCGGAGTCATATGAACGTGTTGAATTTCGTGGATCATTCTCAAAGAAAGCAGTGGCACTTAATAAGTTCAATGACAAGACTAAGGGGAGATTTGTTTTTCTGATTGAAACAAGTGCATGCCTCCCAAGTATTGAGCTGTCATCTGTCGATGCCATTATTATATATAATAGTGACCGGAACCCACTAAATGATCAAAATGCTCTTGAAAAAATCAAAATAGAGGCACAACTTAGGCATCCAAGTATTTTTCGCTTATACACTCCTTTCACAATGGAGGAGAAGTGGCTTGTGCTTGCAAAACAGGGGATGCTAATTGATAAGGATATAACACACAGCATAAGCCATTCCTTGATTAGTTGGGGTGCATCATGTCTCTTCTCTAGACTTGATGAGCTTAAGCATGACAACTGTGCAAGTAAAAGCTCTGAAAGAGACAACTTTATGAATAAAGTAATTTCAGAGTTCTTGGGAAAATTAGCCACAAATATTGTAGGCAGCACCAAAATTGCCTGCACATCCATATCGGAAGCCAATATGAGCGGGAAATTTTACTCAAGAAACATTACTCTAATTGGTGAAAAAGAGGAAATGCGTGCATTGGATGGAGATCCATCTAATTTCTGGTCAAATTTACTGGATGGAAAATCCCCTGGTTGGAGCTATATATCTGAGCCACCACAATCAAGCCATATGATCGTACAGAACTTGGAAGAACGAGCCAAGGATCCTGCTGAAGAAGCCAGTCAAAGCAGAAGGAAGCGTAGAAAGGTTGGCGAAATCACAGGTCCATCTTCAAAAAGTTCACCTGACAACAATCATGATGATATGTTGCCTGAAAACTGTTCTACATCGAGTCCTGCTCTTCAACCTCTTGATGACACACAACAAAAATTAG GGGTTGAAAAGCGAATGAGCACACCCAAGAATCTTCACATCCAACTTAAGAAAGAGCTATCAAAATTAATTACGGCCCTACAATTGCCG GATGATGTAAGAGCTATGGCTGAACAGTTGTTTGAGTATTTTTTGAAGAATCATCTTGTTGTTACAGAGCCAGTGAGCATACTGCACGCAATCATCATATCCTTG TGTTGGCATGCTGCTTCTGTTCTTAAGTATAAGATAAATTGTGGAGAGTCGATTGCCCTTGCTGGAAAAAGCTTGAACTGTGAGTGCAATGAAGAGCTTGCATCATTCATCTATGGAAGATTAAGGTTCCCAGAGGAAAAAAATCCAAATAGAGCAATTGAAACTAGCATCAATGGTCAACCAGTGTCAGTAGAGGACACCCAAATCTCATGGGAGGAGACCTCTACCAACTTGAGAAACAACCACATGCTCCAAAGTAAGGAAATGGATCATGGTAATTTGACGAGTACTGGACCACAAGAGGTTTCATCTAGTGCTGAGCATATGATCCCAGAGGTGCAGGAACCTATCCAGGACACTCATGGAGAATGTCATGTGTCAAATGATGAGCTTCCTAACATGATTGTGGAGAAAAGAACAGAGTTAGTTGACAACAATCACGACAATTTCACAAATGGTGCACCACAAGTGATCTCATCTGGTGCTGAGCAGATGATCTCAGAAGTGCAGGAACCTGTACAAGAAATTCACAGAGAATGTCATTTGCCAAATGATGAGCGTCCTAACATGACTGTGGAGAAAAGAACAGAGTTAGTTGACAGCAATCATGACAATTTCACAAATGGTGCACCACAAGTGGTCTCATCTGGTGCTGATCACATGATCTCAGAGGAGCAGGAACCTGTTCAAGAAACTCACAGAGAATGTCATTTGTCAAAGGATAACCTTCCTAACATGATCGTGGAGAAAAGAATGGAGTTAATTGACAATGTTTTCTCCTTGAGAGAAAAGAATATCCTTTGTAAACAACAGCTTGAGATCTCAGGTTTAGACACATACACACAGAACAACGTTATCAGACTGAAAGAAGTGTGCATTTTAGTTCTGAAGCATATTCGTAGAAGTCACATTGATGAAGTGACCAGGAGTGACAAAATGCAGCTAACTGTTCAGTGGTTCACTATGCTTATGTGTGCATTTTTGGACCACATGAGGCTCCAGCATAACAAACTCGAGGCAGTGCAATCTGATAGGTGGCTCGTAGAGCgacatctgaagaagaatctccAGCAGGTAGCAAAATCAGGCCAATTAGATCAAGACTTTGATCGGCATATTGCTCTACCAGATTCAAACTTTGTTATGGAAGAATTCATCCATTTTAAGGAGCAGAGTGGTGAGTATCATATTGTTGAAAGTTCTGTGCCAGATAACCAGCAGCCATTAGATGATGGATTGTTAATGGAAATTGCATTAGTACGAAATGAAGTTCTGTCAGGGGCCATATCTACACAGGCAATGGAAAATGAGCCAGTTGCAACTTCCGTGAACTCAGGTGAAGGACCAGCATCAGAAGCTGTTGATTTTCCAGGAAACTGCATCCTTAGTTCTGATGGCATGGGTGTACAAAGAGCTGGTTGTTCATCAAGTACTATTCCTGCAAATGATGATTCAGTTGGTCAG GAATCTTCAATTGGTGACTGTAGAAATACTGGACATGTTGAGGCCGAAAATATTGCTAATCCAGGTATGTTGCTGGAAGGAGCAGATTCTCTTGTTAGGGGATTTAATGCAAACACCGATGACACTGTTGATACAGATCAAGTCCACTTGGAGTCACCAGTTAGTCCAGCTACCTTACCAGTGTCTACTGAATTTGAAACTCAGACTTGCCAATCAAGTATGCATGTGGAACAAAGT CCTGAAGCGCAACAGTCAACCTCAATGAAAGATCAACCTGCAGAAAAACGAGCATGTATTGTGGGTCCTGAGGCAGCAATGCAGGATCAGTCAGCAGAGGCTGAGCGAGCAGGTACCTTGGGTGCCATATCAGCTCAGGTTTTGCCGTCTGAAATGCAATCATCATCAACCTCAACGCGGGGCGTTCCTTTTGTGTCTGGTCTGCAAAGTTCGTCTGTCCATCAAAGTGTAGTACCTTCACTGGAACCACATGCAGGAGTAGAGTTACCGGGCACGGTGACACCTCATGCTATACAACCACCAGCCTCAATGCCTGCGGAACAGAGTACGAGTCTGCCTGCCCAACAAAGCTTAGCAACATTGCGTCATCCACCAGCAGAAGCAGAACCAGCAGGTATTCTGGCCACAGAGGCAGCTTGTGATTTGCAGCCTGAAGTCCAACTGTCAACCTCAATGCAGGATCAACCTGCAGATTCTCTTGTTAGGGGATTTAATGCAAACAACGATGACACTGTTGATACAGATCAAGTCCACTTGGCGTCACCAGTTAGCCCAGCTACCCTACCAGTGTCTACTGAATTTGAAACTCAGACTTGCCAATCAAGTATGCATGTGGAACAAAGTGTAAGTGTACCCGCCCAACAAAGTTTAGCAACTTGCCAATCAAGTATCTATCAAGTATGTCTCCTGAACAAATCTTGCGATTTGCAGCCTGAAGTGCAACAGTCAACCTCAATGCAAGATCAACCTGCAGAAAAACGAGCATGTATCGCGGGTCCCGAGGCAGCAATGCAGGATCAGCCAGCAGAGGCAGAGCGAGCAGGTACCTTGGGTGCCATATCAGCTCAGGTTTTGCCGCTTGAAATGCAATCATCATCAACCTCAATGCGGGGCGTTCCCTTTGTGTCTGGTCTGCAGAGTCCGTCTGTCCATCAAAGTGTAGTACCTTCACTGGATCCACATGCAGGAGTAGAGTTATCCGGCACTGTGACACCTCATGCTATACAACCACCAGCCTCAATGCCTGTGGAACAGAGTACCAGTCTGCCTGCCCAACAAAGCTTAGCAACATTGCGTCATCCACCAGCAGAAGCAGAACCAGCAGGTATTCTGGCCACAGAGGTAGCTTGCGATTTGCAGCCTGAAGCCCGACTGTCAACCTCAATGCAGGATCAACCTGCAGAAGGAGCATGTATATTGGGCGCCACTGCTGCTCGAGGTTCGCAGCCTGAAGTGCAACCATCAACCTCATTGGATTCACATGGCAGAGGAGAATCAACAGATACGTTGGGTGTGGTGACAGCTCCTGATATGCAATCGGAAATACAACCATCAGCCTTGATGCAGGATCAACCTGTGGCAGCAGAAGGAGCATGTGTTCTAGGCACGACAGTAGCCCAGGATTTGCAGCCTGAACTGCAAACAGCAACCACAGTTCAGCATGACCCACTTGAAAGAACACGCTCTGAAGAAAGGAGACAAGCTGGTTTTGAACCAAACACAGCAGCCAGTCCTGAGCATGATCTGCAGTCTGAAATACAGCCATCAGCCTCAATGCGTGATCGACCTGCAGGAGCAGAAGGAGCAGGTATGGTAGGCAGTACGGCAGCCCAGGATTTGCAGCCTGAACGGCAATTATCAACCACAGTTCAGCATATCCCTACCGGTCCTGAGCAGCCTACCCAACTCCCTCCAGTCACGCCATTAGTGTTTAATAATCCAATCATTAGTGATGAACCGCTGAGAAATGAGTTGGAAAAAATAATTCATTGGAGCACTTTGCTTGATAAAGGCCATGACGATAAG AGATCACAACTTCAGGCAGAGCGCAACCAAGAAATAGAGAAGATAAACAGGAAGTATGACTCGTTACTTCAACAAGAAGATTCCGCTCATCGTCTGAAGCGGACTCAGTTGAATGGTATCTACCAGAAAGTTTACGTGAGCAAATCACTAGCTGAGAATTTCCGACGCCAGTTCACACCATCTGTTGCATCTCATG GGAGATTGATGAACCCTGTAATGGAGCAGCTTCCGGAGTCTTCTTCTTCAGCGGCTCGGATCGCAGCATCGCCGTCGGTTATCCCATCACCATCCCCCGGAGTGGCAGCGCACAGTTCAGCAGAACCCTCCGTCCGCCCTCCGCCGGTGGCTCTACCATCCTCATCACGGACCGTCCAGTCACAGTCAGCCATGCCTGGCAATCTCTCTGGAGAAATATCATCGTCAGCCATGCCTGGCAATCTCTCTGGAGCAATATCACCACCTTTTGTTCCAGCGCCTTCGCTACATGCAAGCCACGGACCCGCCGGACCACAGCTGCGCCCTGTCCAGCCACAATCAGTTCCACCCAGCATTCTCTACAGAACAATGCCACCTGCTATTCCGACACCTCGGCCACAGGGCAGCTACGGGCCCGCTGGAGCAGCAGCACAGCAGCTGCGTGCGCCCTCTCCTCATCTGCAGCACCTCAGGATGCGCCCGCCATATGTCATCCCCACAGACcaccaccagcagcagcagcttcCTACCATCATAGGGGTTCCAGCGGGTGGGCAGTTTGCCACGGAGAGCCTAAGGCCGACGTTTCCGTTTCCGCAGCCAGGCGCCGTGCTAGCCTCCATGACTCCAGCAGGCTCGGCTCACCAGCCAGTGCTGCCGTCAGCGTCAGGCTCAAGCCCGGCTACCCCGTCATACCTTTTGCCACCTGGCCGGCATCTAGACCCCGTCTGGACGCCGAACCCCGCTCTCACGTTTGCCCAGGTCCAGCAGCAGGCATCGTATCTGAACATGGCCTtgggcggcagcagcagcagcacctCAGCAGGTCCGGCGGCGCCAGGAAGCCAGCAGCACGCCGGCGGCGCTCAGCTACCTGTCGTCCTCAACCATCCAGGCCTGGAACCGTCACCGCCGCCGAACAGCAACCCGTACATGCCGGCCAGGTTCGGCGTGGAGCCTGACAGCAGCAGTGGCGGCCCCAGCAACGCAGCAGGGCCGAGCGCGGAGGTTGTGTGCCTGTCCGACGACGAAGCCTAG